A region of Ictalurus furcatus strain D&B chromosome 1, Billie_1.0, whole genome shotgun sequence DNA encodes the following proteins:
- the gra gene encoding uncharacterized protein C8orf88 homolog isoform X1: MNKRTKYISSRMMEVSTRRMRNLVPARPLRRLNSNQVLQTDAVAEPVEKPTERALNTITVEHFYKLLMRHSQSQAAAKPERISYSRDFLIKLANSPMAKIKPDFLPDHPIVLDKGREPDSNNVIGNNCAKGNMFPE; the protein is encoded by the exons atGAACAAAAGAACCAAATATATTTCATCCAG aATGATGGAGGTCTCCACAAGGAGGATGCGAAATCTGGTGCCAGCAAGGCCACTGCGCAGACTAAATAGTAATCAAG TGCTCCAGACAGATGCTGTGGCTGAGCCTGTGGAGAAGCCAACAGAAAGAGCA ctAAACACAATAACAGTGGAGCATTTTTATAAACTACTTATGCGGCACAGCCAAAGTCAAGCAGCTGCCAAACCAG AGAGAATATCATACAGCAGAGACTTCTTGATAAAGTTGGCAAATTCACCAATGGCAAAGATAAAACCAGACTTTCTACCAGATCACCCAATAGTTCTGGACAAGGGG AgggaaccagactcaaacaaCGTGATTGGCAACAACTGCGCTAAAGGGAACAT
- the gra gene encoding uncharacterized protein C8orf88 homolog isoform X2 translates to MMEVSTRRMRNLVPARPLRRLNSNQVLQTDAVAEPVEKPTERALNTITVEHFYKLLMRHSQSQAAAKPERISYSRDFLIKLANSPMAKIKPDFLPDHPIVLDKGREPDSNNVIGNNCAKGNMFPE, encoded by the exons ATGATGGAGGTCTCCACAAGGAGGATGCGAAATCTGGTGCCAGCAAGGCCACTGCGCAGACTAAATAGTAATCAAG TGCTCCAGACAGATGCTGTGGCTGAGCCTGTGGAGAAGCCAACAGAAAGAGCA ctAAACACAATAACAGTGGAGCATTTTTATAAACTACTTATGCGGCACAGCCAAAGTCAAGCAGCTGCCAAACCAG AGAGAATATCATACAGCAGAGACTTCTTGATAAAGTTGGCAAATTCACCAATGGCAAAGATAAAACCAGACTTTCTACCAGATCACCCAATAGTTCTGGACAAGGGG AgggaaccagactcaaacaaCGTGATTGGCAACAACTGCGCTAAAGGGAACAT